The Lycium barbarum isolate Lr01 chromosome 10, ASM1917538v2, whole genome shotgun sequence genome includes a region encoding these proteins:
- the LOC132614358 gene encoding G-type lectin S-receptor-like serine/threonine-protein kinase At2g19130, whose product MDVINKSFFMLCFLFKLKLLHGANTIIANQSLSGEQTLVSLNGIFELGFFKPGQSTKYYIGIWYKKISPQTVVWVANRGTPISDKNSAELKIIEGKLALFNGSKTSIWSTNIASSTTSQSSVVAVLLDNGNLILLRDGSTIWQSFDHPTDTWLPGGKLLFDRNKQKTALISWKNVEDPTPGLYSGQHTPNGTQSLLVWNGTKQYWASVSWNFPVLGLSPQLRANSIFNYTYINNENESYFTYLPRDPSIVTRYLVDVSGQVKLVTWSDASKMWTPLWTQPLEQCEVYAYCGPFGYSNQDSPGYCNCVSGFEPKSSSEWDIKDFSSGCVRKEDIHECANVVNDEKKDRFWVYNNMKLPEDAQSFESASVSDCETTCLNNCSCVAYSYSSNECSIWRRKLLDMRKLCGDDVRGRTIHIRLALSEFKTFKSKKKIIIGVTVSISVFLGLVLMALIWKQQSNRYGFSKVVEGSLVAFSFKDLQYATKTFSEKLGGGGFGSVYKGTLPDLSIVAVKKLEGIGQGEKQFRAEVSTLGTIHHVNLVRLHGFCSEGNKKLLVYEYVENGSLDSRLFKENESNLLDWNTRYQIALGTARGLSYLHHECKDSIIHADIKPENILLDANFQPRLADFGLAKLVGRNFSRVVTSMRGTIGYLAPEWISGVAITTKADVYSFGMMLFELISGRRNWLNTPDENVKFFPSWAAHLLVYAGDMLCLLDNKLDRASADADEVSKICKVALWCIQDDENNRPAMSEVVQILEGVVDVNLPPIPHSFQVFDVEGSSSNA is encoded by the coding sequence ATGGACGTTATAAACAAGTCTTTTTTCATGCTTTGTTTTCTCTTCAAGCTCAAGCTCTTACATGGAGCTAACACTATTATTGCTAACCAATCCCTTTCAGGAGAACAAACACTTGTCTCTCTGAATGGAATATTTGAGTTAGGCTTCTTCAAACCAGGTCAGTCCACCAAATATTACATAGGCATATGGTACAAAAAGATTAGTCCACAAACTGTTGTTTGGGTAGCAAATAGAGGAACACCAATATCTGATAAGAATTCTGCTGAGCTAAAGATCATAGAGGGTAAGTTGGCACTCTTCAATGGGTCAAAAACCTCGATTTGGTCCACAAATATAGCATCTAGTACTACTTCCCAATCATCAGTGGTGGCAGTGCTTCTTGATAATGGTAATCTGATTTTATTAAGGGATGGTTCAACTATTTGGCAAAGCTTTGATCATCCCACAGATACATGGTTGCCTGGTGGGAAACTTTTGTTCGATCGTAACAAACAAAAGACGGCTCTTATATCATGGAAGAATGTGGAAGATCCTACACCTGGATTGTATTCAGGTCAGCACACGCCAAACGGTACGCAATCCTTGTTAGTATGGAATGGAACAAAACAATATTGGGCTAGTGTATCCTGGAATTTTCCTGTTTTGGGATTGTCACCTCAATTGCGAGCAAACTCTATTTTCAACTATACTTACATCAATAATGAGAATGAGAGCTATTTTACATATTTACCTCGTGATCCTTCAATTGTGACAAGATATTTAGTTGATGTATCTGGACAGGTTAAGTTAGTCACCTGGTcagatgcttcaaaaatgtggACTCCGTTATGGACCCAACCTTTAGAGCAATGTGAGGTTTACGCTTATTGCGGGCCATTTGGCTACTCCAATCAGGATTCTCCTGGCTACTGTAATTGTGTGAGTGGGTTCGAGCCTAAATCAAGTAGCGAGTGGGATATAAAGGACTTTTCTAGTGGTTGTGTGCGAAAAGAAGATATACATGAGTGTGCTAATGTTGTTAATGATGAGAAAAAGGACAGGTTTTGGGTGTATAATAACATGAAGTTGCCTGAAGATGCTCAATCTTTTGAGTCAGCAAGTGTTTCAGATTGTGAAACCACCTGCTTGaataattgttcttgtgttgcttATTCATATAGTAGCAATGAGTGCTCTATTTGGAGAAGAAAGTTGTTGGACATGCGGAAACTTTGTGGAGACGATGTTAGAGGACGGACAATCCATATCAGGCTCGCACTTTCAGAATTTAAAACTTTCAAAAGcaaaaagaaaattataattgGTGTTACTGTTTCTATATCGGTCTTCTTAGGACTTGTCCTGATGGCTTTAATCTGGAAGCAGCAAAGCAATCGTTACGGCTTTTCAAAGGTAGTGGAGGGTTCACTGGTGGCTTTTAGTTTCAAGGACTTGCAATATGCAACGAAAACTTTCTCCGAAAAATTAGGTGGAGGGGGTTTTGGTTCTGTTTACAAAGGGACATTGCCTGATTTATCAATTGTTGCAGTGAAGAAGCTTGAAGGCATTGGTCAAGGAGAGAAGCAATTCCGGGCAGAAGTTAGCACACTTGGAACTATCCACCATGTTAATCTTGTACGTCTTCATGGATTTTGCTCCGAAGGTAATAAGAAATTACTGGTTTACGAGTACGTGGAAAATGGTTCTTTGGACTCTCGCCTCTTCAAAGAAAATGAGTCAAACTTGTTGGATTGGAATACAAGATACCAAATTGCATTGGGGACAGCACGGGGATTGTCTTATCTTCATCATGAGTGCAAGGATTCAATCATACATGCCGATATTAAGCCAGAAAACATCCTTCTTGATGCTAACTTCCAACCTAGATTGGCTGATTTTGGTTTGGCAAAACTTGTTGGGCGAAATTTTAGCAGAGTAGTTACTTCCATGCGAGGCACGATAGGTTATCTTGCACCAGAATGGATATCTGGAGTAGCTATAACAACTAAAGCAGATGTTTATAGTTTTGGAATGATGCTTTTTGAACTTATATCAGGAAGGCGAAATTGGTTGAATACTCcagatgaaaatgttaagttcTTTCCTAGTTGGGCAGCTCATTTACTAGTTTATGCAGGTGACATGCTTTGCCTATTAGACAATAAGCTTGACAGAGCATCTGCTGATGCTGATGAGGTCTCCAAAATTTGTAAAGTTGCTTTATGGTGCATTCAAGACGACGAAAATAACAGGCCAGCAATGTCTGAAGTTGTGCAAATACTTGAAGGGGTTGTGGATGTTAACTTGCCTCCAATCCCTCATTCCTTCCAAGTTTTTGATGTAGAAGGGTCTTCATCAAATGCTTGA